In Lotus japonicus ecotype B-129 chromosome 5, LjGifu_v1.2, one genomic interval encodes:
- the LOC130720781 gene encoding FBD-associated F-box protein At5g22730-like: MADRISKLPDEVLCQILSFLPTEDAVATSVLCKRWSSLWLSVPTLDFDDYRYLKGKKLKLQSSFINFVYAIILSRALHQPIKNFTLSVISEECPYPDVKVWLNAAMQRQVENLDICLSLSTLPCSILSCTTLVVLKLSDVKFHVFSCVDLPSLKTLHLELVVILNPQSLMDLLYGCPVLEDLEIDEIPFVSDDGPSFEGKVKSLSKLVRAEVFLYDDFCIPVEAFRNVQVLHLNQCDADIPVFHNLIHMKLFFGHSITWSVALDMLNHCPKLQTVVFDLTSHDEDDVWLDPSFVPECFSSHLRKCFLRDFEGLECHMRFARYVLKNSTSLRTMTIHSMCQNREKEHEMIKEFASYPRSSSICELLFK, from the exons ATGGCGGATAGGATAAGCAAGTTGCCAGATGAAGTTCTGTGTCAAattctctcatttcttcccACGGAAGATGCTGTTGCCACAAGTGTTCTCTGCAAGAGGTGGAGTTCCCTCTGGCTTTCAGTCCCAACCCTAGATTTTGACGACTATAGATATCTCAAAGGAAAGAAATTGAAATTGCAGTCTTCCTTCATCAATTTCGTGTACGCAATCATTCTCTCACGAGCTTTGCATCAACCCATCAAAAACTTCACCCTCAGCGTCATAAGCGAAGAATGTCCCTATCCCGATGTCAAGGTATGGTTAAACGCCGCAATGCAACGCCAAGTTGAGAATCTCGATATCTGTCTTTCTCTTTCCACATTGCCTTGCTCTATTCTCAGCTGTACAACCCTTGTTGTTCTCAAGCTGAGTGATGTCAAGTTTCATGTTTTTTCTTGTGTTGATCTTCCCTCACTCAAAACACTGCATTTGGAGCTTGTTGTGATTTTGAACCCTCAATCTTTGATGGACCTTCTTTATGGGTGTCCAGTACTTGAAGATTTGGAAATAGATGAAATACCTTTTGTTTCTGATGATGGCCCTTCATTTGAGGGAAAAGTTAAGAGTTTATCCAAGTTGGTAAGAGCAGAGGTTTTCTTGTATGATGATTTTTGTATTCCTGTGGAAGCTTTTCGTAATGTGCAGGTTCTGCACTTAAACCAG TGCGATGCGGACATTCCTGTGTTTCACAATTTAATTCATATGAAGCTCTTCTTTGGACACTCTATTACATGGAGTGTGGCGCTTGATATGCTCAATCATTGCCCTAAGCTTCAAACTGTTGTCTTTGATTTAACTtctcatgatgaagatgatgtttgGCTAGACCCAAGTTTTGTTCCTGAATGCTTTTCTTCACATCTTAGGAAGTGCTTTCTTAGAGATTTTGAAGGACTGGAATGTCATATGAGATTTGCAAGGTACGTTTTGAAAAACTCAACATCATTACGTACCATGACAATTCATAGTATGTGCCAAAATCGTGAGAAAGAGCATGAAATGATAAAAGAATTCGCCTCGTACCCAAGGAGCTCTTCAATCTGTGAACTTTTATTTAAGTAA
- the LOC130718469 gene encoding F-box/FBD/LRR-repeat protein At4g26340-like has protein sequence MADRISKLPDEVLCQILSFLPTEEAVATSVLSQRWSSLWLSVPTLDFNDNRYLKGKELQSSFINFVYAIILSRCSNQPIKNFTLSVSEECPYSDLKVWLNAAMQRQVENLYLSFPGAYAPCFILTCKTLVVLNLKSVYFDGFSSVDLPSLKTLHLDLVEILNPPTLKGLVYGCPVLEDLEINDMIYVHDDGPSPEGKVQSLSKLVRAEVFLYGDISIPVEAFCNVQFLTLDRCDGDILVFPNLIYMELHLGGSISWSLALDMLNHCPKLHTVVFDLTYVDKYDVWPDPGFVPECFRSHLRKCFLKGFR, from the exons ATGGCGGATAGGATTAGCAAGCTTCCAGATGAAGTTCTGTGTCAAATTCTTTCATTTCTTCCCACTGAAGAAGCTGTTGCCACCAGTGTTCTCTCACAGAGGTGGAGTTCACTCTGGCTTTCAGTCCCAACCCTAGATTTCAACGACAATCGATATCTCAAAGGCAAGGAATTACAGTCTTCCTTCATCAATTTCGTGTACGCTATTATTCTCTCACGATGTTCGAATCAACCCATCAAAAACTTCACCCTCAGCGTAAGCGAAGAATGCCCCTATTCCGATCTCAAGGTATGGTTAAACGCCGCAATGCAACGCCAAGTTGAGAATCTCTATCTCAGTTTTCCCGGTGCATATGCGCCTTGCTTTATTCTCACCTGCAAAACCCTTGTTGTTCTCAACCTGAAATCTGTATATTTTGATGGGTTTTCTTCTGTTGACCTTCCATCACTCAAAACACTGCATTTGGATCTTGTTGAGATTTTGAACCCTCCAACTTTGAAGGGCCTTGTTTATGGGTGTCCAGTTCTTGAAGATTTGGAAATAAATGACATGATTTATGTTCATGATGATGGCCCTTCACCTGAGGGAAAAGTTCAAAGTTTATCCAAGTTGGTTAGAGCAGAAGTTTTCTTGTACGGTGATATTTCTATTCCTGTGGAAGCTTTTTGCAATGTACAGTTTCTGACCTTAGACAGG TGCGATGGTGACATTCTTGTGTTTCCTAATTTAATTTACATGGAGCTTCACCTTGGAGGCTCGATTAGTTGGAGTTTGGCCCTCGATATGCTCAATCATTGCCCTAAGCTTCATACTGTTGTCTTTGATTTGACTTATGTTGATAAATATGATGTTTGGCCAGACCCAGGTTTTGTTCCTGAATGCTTTCGTTCACATCTTAGGAAGTGCTTTCTTAAAGGTTTTAGATGA
- the LOC130719544 gene encoding F-box/FBD/LRR-repeat protein At4g26340-like, whose translation MTDRISKLPDEVLCHILSYLPTEEAVATSVLSKRWRPLWLSVSSLDFDDDRYLEGKELRSFSSFVNFVYAVILSRDYHQPIKNFSLTCKSDECPYSDVKVWLNAAIQHQVENLEIEFFNSEVPCTILGCTTLVVLKLREAYFDVFSSVGLPSLKTLHLNDVEFLNPQSLMDLLYGCPVLEDLEIHNIAFDDSLFEGKVTSFSKLVRAKVSYLRAFHIPVKAFSNVEFLTLDKCCDGNIPVFSNLIYLEVHSITWSLALAMLNHCPKLQTVDFNLISNDDHKVWQDPCFVPEYFGSHLRKCFLRGFSADECQMRFARYVMQNSTLLRTMIIRTQYDPNHQKKLAMITELASYSLSSAVCELLFK comes from the exons ATGACTGATAGGATTAGCAAGTTGCCAGATGAAGTTctctgccatattctctcatATCTTCCTACCGAAGAAGCTGTTGCCACAAGTGTTCTCTCCAAGAGGTGGAGACCACTTTGGCTTTCAGTCTCTAGCCTAGACTTTGACGACGATCGATATCTTGAAGGAAAGGAATTGAGATCGTTTTCTTCCTTTGTCAATTTCGTGTATGCTGTCATTCTCTCACGAGATTATCATCAACCAATCAAAAACTTTAGCCTCACATGTAAGTCTGACGAGTGCCCATATTCTGATGTCAAGGTATGGTTAAACGCTGCAATTCAACACCAGGTTGAGAACCTCGAAATTGAGTTTTTCAATTCAGAAGTGCCTTGCACTATTCTCGGCTGCACAACGCTTGTTGTTCTCAAGCTTCGTGAGGCATATTTTGATGTTTTTTCTTCAGTTGGTCTCCCCTCACTCAAAACACTACACTTGAATGATGTCGAGTTTTTGAACCCTCAATCTTTGATGGACCTTCTTTATGGATGTCCAGTTCTTGAGGATTTGGAAATACATAACATAGCTTTTGATGACTCTTTATTTGAGGGGAAGGTTACAAGTTTTTCCAAGTTGGTCAGAGCGAAGGTTTCATATTTAAGGGCGTTTCATATTCCTGTGAAAGCTTTTTCCAATGTAGAGTTTCTGACCTTAGATAAG TGCTGTGATGGGAACATTCCTgtattttctaatttaatttatCTGGAGGTACACTCTATTACATGGAGTTTGGCGCTTGCTATGCTCAATCATTGCCCTAAGCTTCAAACTGTTGACTTTAATCTAATTTCAAATGATGATCACAAGGTTTGGCAAGACCCATGTTTTGTTCCTGAATACTTTGGTTCACATCTTAGGAAGTGTTTTCTAAGAGGTTTTTCAGCAGACGAATGTCAGATGAGATTTGCAAGATATGTTATGCAAAACTCCACCTTGTTACGTACCATGATCATTCGCACTCAATATGACCCAAATCATCAGAAAAAACTTGCCATGATAACAGAATTAGCCTCATACTCATTGAGCTCTGCAGTTTGTGAACTTTTATTTAAGTGA